The Fusarium keratoplasticum isolate Fu6.1 chromosome 8, whole genome shotgun sequence genome includes a region encoding these proteins:
- a CDS encoding Chromo domain-containing protein produces the protein MEELSPGNAGVDEIETASITSTIETEIDSEEEWTVSSVLAEHEDGGKLYYLIRWEGYELFDASWEPEENLSASLLTHWQETKQQDNHERKSNRNIGAWRKASIERFRSKLARHEERNRKRLERGLEPTVYPTTFEEHIEALNLWPIGEDPDDTSTPSSPEQKVDIKTDDQPPPSPPELGQTVTSAQPDKDDADDSPRRGRRKRTTPAREKSPEQVEPASPPATKKDTPRRASGDGLRRPDGPRRQVARPSSGLTSKFGRPNPPRRTSSETNGKEVVVRKAQAPDAFTGNVFSGGKVRKQRTTLADAVEDPTKQPKMLKHRFTRILEKRSRDKDGVVAPPMPAVLFSLNPREKRRSAQKPPVDDSNLDVAEAEEANSVARNDDSAQREGDSPASDREPTKPKKKKKSISWGQVEETTITPVEDLMDIAEEDQSLFFPGPPSTSRVTKMEESEMSSPPSPPPRRVRWAEESSVTSNNSHQALYTITKDVQFGPRTSALISVTFKGPQPKPGQTWSSVLENESKLAFTHSCMLKDFQDCITSISTVEPVSGVVSANDDPSSLTSICSWLRVRSMAVLFQHPDLCILLHAPEDSQTIPSNHTAPELKYILFRSAPQWLTSLAPISIPGEITSSDVLPRIGATVMHRLFNFHYERLLPENALNKPTKHHFFLAFPPQADLEAMFLGRWLRSCNPDCRIFTSVFPGHWLTFLKMEHGVVIIPEEAIWSVRLFPNLHFLLHSSPTNFQFWLFSKSTHPSAMFPSGGNATEIGDISLQPICPNRKAIMVTPSFMVSQPQQVWNFFKWFWKAWNRDNDAVRLVVCAGFDSWIRDLASEKAAKLTKLSRNLKQIPVNSKEGVDALNKTWSMVLALIDGASDEHPPFIFAPECIDGNDEQSLVNWFGWWSIMNMDRFRKFSVLGSSEPDGQRMSRYITRRKYLASTFANPDDVYSLLDRKDSVITTASTQPTADQSRTKLQLVPGDDAHSFKTFLSKLDDKTKESGWSPHIVFRFPVSYWDSAMAFDFADYHNAFDPYGKCMRFIRDHILESAHRYHNTAMALFYTMDGTWDPKRDPRAIGKTRRPWIMVYRPVEPHRKPWKTAELLIWDPVRKGNLADSDHGDIYEGDLIQAQRELINAVQTDLTPVLPLEKVWVAGLNSKPPGLTEPVDIALDQFKSFVDNLKVFIPAPHHTMPHRGWRLIKAGDAPVGTRTLSPEPMDIDEQEESVEEDPENGLLTVFHPPRGKPMNRPTNCKNRLYQHTIREGERSTKQERIEFKFRPTMEWYHQQVEEGRGFEQLQVTPWEAVFNKYKIDDPKKV, from the coding sequence GCACGAAGAACGAAATCGTAAGCGTCTCGAGAGAGGTCTCGAGCCCACGGTGTATCCGACCACCTTTGAGGAGCACATCGAAGCGCTCAATCTTTGGCCAATAGGCGAGGATCCTGATGATACATCGACACCGAGTTCACCTGAGCAAAAGGTCGATATCAAGACTGACGATCAACCCCCTCCTTCGCCTCCCGAGCTGGGCCAAACGGTCACGTCAGCACAACCGGACAAAGATGACGCAGATGATTCTCCAAGAAGAGGTCGCCGAAAACGCACAACTCCTGCTCGAGAGAAGTCGCCTGAACAAGTTGAGCCTGCTTCACCCCCGGCAACAAAAAAGGATACgcctcgacgagcttcagGAGATGGTTTGAGGAGACCTGATGGACCACGTCGACAAGTCGCCCGTCCATCAAGCGGCCTGACCAGCAAATTTGGTCGTCCAAACCCGCCTCGGCGCACCAGTTCTGAGACAAACGGCAAGGAAGTAGTCGTCCGCAAGGCCCAGGCGCCCGACGCCTTCACTGGCAATGTGTTTTCAGGCGGGAAAGTGAGAAAGCAGCGGACAACTCTGGCCGATGCTGTTGAAGACCCAACAAAACAACCAAAGATGCTCAAGCATCGCTTTACACGAATACTCGAAAAAAGAAGTCGCGACAAAGACGGCGTAGTGGCACCGCCAATGCCAGCTGTTCTTTTTTCCCTCAATCcgagagagaaaaggcggTCCGCTCAGAAGCCTCCTGTTGACGATTCAAACCTGGATGTTgctgaggcagaggaggcaaACTCAGTGGCTCGCAATGACGACAGTGCTCAACGAGAGGGAGACTCGCCCGCGAGCGACCGGGAGCCTACGAAGcccaagaaaaagaagaagtcaATCAGCTGGGGTCAGGTGGAAGAAACGACCATTACCCCGGTGGAGGACTTGATGGACATTGCCGAAGAGGACCAGAGTCTTTTCTTCCCAGGCCCCCCCTCAACTTCAAGAGTgacaaagatggaggagTCTGAGATGTCGTCACCGCCAAGCCCTCCACCGAGACGTGTTCGCTGGGCCGAGGAGTCGTCTGTCACTAGCAACAACTCGCACCAGGCCCTTtacaccatcaccaaagacGTCCAATTCGGTCCTAGAACCTCGGCGTTGATTTCTGTCACGTTCAAGGGGCCTCAGCCCAAGCCGGGACAGACTTGGTCCTCTGTCCTGGAAAACGAATCAAAGCTGGCCTTCACACATTCCTGCATGTTGAAAGATTTCCAGGACTGTATAACCTCCATTTCTACCGTGGAGCCAGTCAGTGGCGTCGTGAGTGCAAATGACGACCCGTCCAGCCTTACATCAATATGTAGTTGGCTACGCGTCAGATCTATGGCTGTTCTTTTCCAACATCCAGACTTGTGTATCTTGCTACACGCACCAGAGGATAGCCAGACAATTCCCTCTAACCATACGGCACCTGAGTTAAAGTACATCTTATTCCGGTCAGCTCCCCAATGGTTAACATCGCTTGCCCCAATCTCGATCCCGGGCGAAATCACCTCCAGTGATGTCCTGCCGCGCATTGGAGCGACGGTGATGCACCGACTCTTCAACTTCCATTACGAGCGGTTGCTGCCAGAGAATGCCCTCAACAAACCAACCAAGCATcacttcttcctcgccttTCCGCCACAAGCCGACTTAGAAGCGATGTTCTTGGGTCGTTGGCTCCGAAGCTGTAACCCTGACTGCAGAATCTTTACAAGTGTCTTTCCTGGACACTGGCTCACCTTTTTGAAGATGGAGCATGGAGTGGTCATCATTCCCGAGGAAGCGATATGGTCTGTCCGGCTCTTCCCCAACCTACACTTCCTTCTTCATTCCTCGCCCACAAACTTCCAGTTTTGGCTCTTCTCCAAGTCTACACACCCCTCGGCCATGTTCCCTTCTGGCGGCAATGCAACCGAGATCGGGGACATCAGCCTTCAACCTATATGCCCTAACCGGAAAGCCATCATGGTTACACCAAGCTTCATGGTGTCGCAACCCCAGCAAGTGTGGAACTTCTTCAAATGGTTCTGGAAGGCCTGGAATCGTGACAACGACGCAGTCCGACTTGTTGTCTGCGCTGGGTTTGACTCTTGGATCCGCGATTTGGCCTCGGAAAAGGCCGCCAAGCTGACCAAGCTGTCACGCAACTTGAAACAAATTCCCGTCAACAGTAAAGAAGGGGTTGATGCGCTAAACAAGACCTGGTCCATGGTTTTGGCCCTCATCGACGGGGCGAGCGATGAACACCCCCCGTTTATCTTTGCCCCTGAATGCATCGACGGCAACGATGAACAGAGCTTGGTCAATTGGTTTGGGTGGTGGTCCATCATGAACATGGATCGGTTCCGAAAGTTCAGCGTCTTGGGTTCCAGCGAGCCGGACGGTCAAAGGATGTCTCGTTATATCACAAGGCGAAAGTACCTGGCATCAACATTTGCCAACCCAGATGACGTCTATTCCCTTCTCGACCGGAAGGATTCAGTGATAACCACAGCATCTACTCAGCCCACTGCTGACCAGTCTCGCACGAAATTGCAGCTCGTTCCTGGCGACGATGCCCACTCTTTCAAGACGTTTCTGTCGAAACTTGATGACAAGACTAAGGAGTCTGGTTGGAGCCCACACATCGTCTTCAGGTTTCCAGTCTCATACTGGGACTCGGCCATGGCCTTTGATTTTGCTGATTATCACAACGCCTTTGACCCCTACGGGAAGTGCATGAGGTTCATCCGCGACCACATTTTGGAGTCTGCACACAGGTACCATAACACCGCTATGGCTTTATTCTACACTATGGATGGAACCTGGGATCCCAAGAGAGACCCTAGGGCCATTGGGAAGACTCGTCGGCCCTGGATCATGGTGTACCGGCCTGTCGAACCGCACAGAAAGCCATGGAAAACTGCTGAGTTACTCATCTGGGATCCCGTGAGGAAGGGAAACCTTGCTGATTCTGACCACGGCGATATCTATGAGGGAGATCTTATTCAAGCACAGCGTGAGCTGATAAACGCCGTGCAAACGGATCTCACTCCGGTACTACCGTTGGAAAAGGTTTGGGTCGCGGGTCTCAACAGCAAGCCTCCAGGCTTGACCGAACCAGTCGACATTGCGCTTGACCAATTCAAGTCATTCGTGGACAACCTCAAGGTGTTCATCCCGGCTCCACACCATACGATGCCCCATAGAGGGTGGAGGCTTATTAAGGCCGGCGACGCGCCTGTCGGTACTCGAACCCTTTCTCCAGAACCAATGGATATTGATGAGCAAGAAGAATCAGTCGAGGAGGACCCCGAGAATGGGCTACTTACAGTCTTTCACCCTCCTCGTGGGAAGCCAATGAATAGGCCTACGAATTGCAAGAATCGTCTCTACCAGCACACCATTAGAGAGGGTGAGCGCAGCACCAAGCAAGAGAGGATAGAGTTCAAATTTCGTCCCACAATGGAGTGGTACCACCAgcaggtggaggaggggcgCGGCTTTGAACAACTTCAGGTTACACCATGGGAGGCAGTTTTTAACAAGTACAAGATCGATGACCCTAAGAAGGTCTGA
- a CDS encoding Peroxisomal membrane protein PEX14: MSDSDSNPGQPAIPDWQKTQTEDNESQSTEPAPTPASEVDAPAAETPAEETREAAPESSSEDSLTVARRFLDNDAVRHAPYDKKVAFLKSKGIDDADIEALLADDEPSSAPETDTRSDTSDSRSSFVPTPTETLSPSPSSQPPVDRPPIVTYPEFLAKSPRPPPLVTTDRLFNALYAITGLSTLVYGASRYIVRPMVDHQAEARTEFHDLTSRKMDALVAKLEKSVSEVPPKKPVVDAANAEDSDAEDPTEMFHRDMGTQTTFPISSVTALSENGGAKGSSAKHNATQLASLNKTLSSLKDEYRSQSEGMDKIKTAIDVLRDDLDNLTFTGQSTMGSYDLYGRTRKSEPDDEIRKVRDNIRRVKGVLLSTRNFATAR, encoded by the exons ATGAGCGACTCCGACTCGAACCCCGGCCAGCCCGCCATCCCAGACTGGCAAAAGACACAGACCGAGGACAACGAGAGCCAGAGCACCGAGCCGGCGCCTACACCGGCATCAGAAGTCGATGCGCCAGCGGCCGAGACACCCGCTGAAGAGACACGAGAAGCTGCGCCCGAATCCTCCTCCGAAGACAGCCTCACAGTTGCGCGGCGCTTCCTCGACAACGATGCTGTGCGCCATGCGCCCTATGATAAGAAGGTCGCGTTCTTGAAGTCAAAGGGCATCGACGACGCCGACATCGAGGCTCTccttgctgatgatgagccCTCCTCTGCGCCAGAG ACCGACACCAGGTCAGATACCTCCGACTCGCGATCCTCCTTCGTCCCGACGCCGACCGAAACCCTctccccatcaccatcctcccaACCACCCGTCGACCGCCCTCCGATCGTAACATACCCCGAATTCCTAGCAAAGTCACCCCGTCCTCCTCCCCTCGTGACAACCGACCGCCTGTTCAACGCCCTTTATGCCATCACCGGCCTCTCCACCCTCGTCTACGGCGCAAGCCGCTACATCGTCCGCCCCATGGTGGACCACCAGGCCGAGGCACGCACAGAGTTCCATGATCTGACGTCCCGCAAGATGGATGCCCTCGTAGCAAAGCTTGAAAAGTCCGTGTCAGAGGTGCcccccaagaagcccgtTGTCGATGCCGCAAACGCCGAGGACAGCGATGCGGAGGACCCGACCGAGATGTTCCACCGGGACATGGGCACTCAGACAACCTTCCCCATCAGCTCTGTGACGGCCTTGAGCGAAAATGGCGGTGCAAAGGGGTCCTCTGCCAAACACAACGCCACTCAGCTTGCCAGTTTGAATAAGACGCTCTCTAGTTTGAAGGATGAGTATCGCTCACAGAGCGAGGGgatggacaagatcaagacggCCATCGACGTGCTTCGGGATGACCTCGATAACCTTACCTTTACGGGCCAGTCGACTATGGGCAGCTACGACTTGTATGGTCGGACGCGCAAGAGTGAGCCTGATGACGAGATTCGCAAGGTGAGGGACAACATCCGCCGTGTCAAGGGTGTCCTGCTCAGCACCAGGAACTTTGCCACGGCAAGATGA